TTTAATAACGAGTTGGGAGAGATAAAGATTTGTACATAAATCAATGATCTCTCCCAACAGTACAATTTCATGCCGCTCCccctatttataatattaattctatGTAAGAAACTGAAAAAAGTAATCAGGTCATAACCGTGTGATTGAATTCTTTATACGGGTTAACGTGATCATGAGCTGAAAGTTCGGAGAGTCATCCGGATAACGTGCATTGTTGTTCGGAACCAATCCACCAAAGTTTGTATTGCATTTGTCACTTGTTCCTACAAAATCCCACTACTTTCTCTTCAAGTTTAATTATCTTGATGACTGTCATCAGATGACTTGATAATATGCCTGCAGTTTCACAGGTACAGATTTAAATTCTCGGAAAACTTATACTTCTAGCAGGTCTACGAAGGTAAAGTCATATATATTGCAAACGATAGCCCGGGCTCAGGTGGAACACCTATCACTGATTGCGGTTTCTGATCGTCACGTTCAATTTGcgttggaaatttcaaattgaaaacattccAGCTCTACAAGAAGTTTTGATGTTTAAGGATTAATTTTTGTGCGTTAATTCTTCCATGATActtatttagttgtataattttgtttaaaactaatTGTAGACATCCATTTAAAGGGAATATATAACTTTTAAGGTTCAAAAAACCGTAGATAAAGAATACAACCCTtcagctgatcgcatttacccaccGGTCTACCAGGGTAGAAAGGATCATAGCATATACCTAGGACCCCATTAACATCATAatctgaatgttcggaaactaagCCGAATCATCGTAGTCATACATTAAGACTCAAATGTCTAATACTAGTATAAAATATATGTGAATGTGAATCAACCTTAAACCACAGATGAAAGGTATgttcaatgtcaattgtcaaatcgCTTTCCTGATATGTGTTCTAAATGAGAAgagttttgaaatattcaatgctCAGCATCAAATTATCGGTTCGTAGTCATATGTTATGactcatatatgtaatactagtattaaatatatttgaatcaacCTTAAACCAATGATGACAGGTATGTTCAATGTCAATAGACTACGGAAATGTTGACGTCACCCACAGGTCAGGGATCACTTTCCAAATAAAGTTTTTACTACGTTAACGATCGTTTATGTGTTGAGTGATTTCTGATTTTTCcgtattttatttgataagttctgtaaaaaaaataccttctgGCACAAAACCATTACCAACAGTGAacgaattaaacattttttaaattactttagAGAGCACACACTTTGTTTGGAAAGTGAACTATTACAATATTATGACGGCCGTGACGTTAGGATCCGGTTGTCTATTGTcgagataaataataatcatttgtttAAACTTCCTAAACACTTTACTAATGTGTGTTTTAAATGGgagaaattttgtaatattaaatgCTCAAAGGTGTCCCATCTATTCCTACCTCTCATCTGCCTTCATTGTCTACTTCCATTCATGAAGATCGCAGTTACGCCAAAGTTAATGACTGTATAGCAAACCAAGAACATTCATCAAGTTGATAGTCCGTGTGTTCATGCCTCAACATCTAGCAATTTACCTATAGAAGAGCCATTGGAGATCTCAAGTGAATTGTCAGACTCCATTGCTACAGAGAAAATTGGtagttttgacaaacaaaatcGGGTCTTTGGACCAGCTGCAACTAATAGGAACAACTTAACACCTGGGAAAATGGTAACGGATCCAGTTCATCGGAATACaacagtcaaaatatcaaaattgaaaaatagttcAAAGGATAACAAAGAGCAGTTTAAGAAATCACAAAAGATGTGTGGAATTGAGTGTATAGAATAGAGTTTAAATAATGTAacgaaataattcattaattacagCTAAGAAATATTCATAGACAAGGTACAGCAAAATGATAACTATACAGGATAAAACTTATGCTCTTTCTATGTACAAAAGAAGTCTCTCCAaccttttatttaaaatgtgatAAATTGACATAGTTTATTCATTTTACTACTAAAGtgctaatatattttatatatctctGTAATCAATATCCAGTAAACTACGAAATCAGAACTGATTGTAAATGAAGAACATAGAATACAGTAGAGTTATAAATTCaaatgaaccgcgaaaataGATAAGTTCTGCCACGTACCATCGAGGACACTGACATCGAAAATCCGCCATAACGTTTCCATTCATTGAGCATTTcattcatatatgtaatactcttatatggacagttcttatgggaaaaaacgtctctaCGTTACGGTACCGacagtattcattttctctctcgttcgagacactttatttatactgcgcatgcttgaaaattgtctaaaatATCAGTAGTAGGAAAATAATAACTTACTAAAGCGCTCGGAGGAAAGAGATAGAACGATAGAAACACTTATGGAAATTGTCCATAAAGGAGTATTACATATGTTTCCACTCTCGACAAACACGTTCACGACCACGATCTTTCCCGTTCCACTTAGTCCAGAAATCCAAGTGGGATGGAATGCGAGGCGATTTGAAcgttgatataaatattaacgaatggcaagacagaaaaaataaaacgaaagcTGTAAGAGGTCTGAGTTgctaaagttttgaaaattacgCTAATTCTTTCAACTCTCACTTAAGCCATCTCTTGACACAGGTTGTTGTTGACAAGGGTTGTTTTGAACGTTAGTCATGAGTGATTTTCTCGCCGCGACCACAACGATTGTAGTCGCTATGTGGAACGCCTAAAAGAGTATTTCAGACGCCGTAAACGCTTAATGGAATGCACCCTGGAATAACAATTAAGTTTGTATTTCTTCTTAGAGTATGTCACAGAGCATACCCTATGTTTTGTGGTTATGTTTACATTAACGTGTATACAACTTCTGTGGCGTAAGGTctctcataaataaaaattgtacaattttaaaaatgcGACTCTGTTTTATTGAGATAAGAATACATTAGTTTTAATTGTCTAATAGAAACGCTGCTACGAAACGATCAATTATCAAGCAATAAAGTTTAATTTCTTGAGTTGTctcaaatttgattaatttagtTATACTCACAGCTATTCAGAGGAATGAGTTTTGAACCAAAACTTAAAAATTGGGCTCCATGTGCGAACCTTTTTTCAGAATCGAAGACAAATAACTATGCTATTCTTATATTAAATACACCAATTAACTTTAGCTTTAACCCAAGTTTTGTGGTTAGATTATGGAAACAAGGTAAGGTGATTATTTTAAACTACTATGAACTATAAACATTCATTCACTTTACTAATAATACAGATAgaatatttgtatttcttttaaCATACTTAGTCTTAGTTTTATTTCCAGCAATCTATAGATTatctaatatttaatatatttatcagCTAAAGTTAGAGTTACAGTAGACGGTGGAACAGAAAGGTGGTTAACATGGTTGACAATGAATAAAGAAGAGTTCAAAGACATACCACATCCAGACCTAATCACTGGAGATATGGATTCAATAAATCCAGTGGTATTGGACTATTTTAAACAGATAAAAACAACAGAAATAGTTACTACTCCAGATCAaaatgaaatagattttttgaaGGCTTTGAAAGAGCTATTGACCTACTGCGGTGCACACTCAATGAAGgtaattagaaataaatgataaataaaattacagaatacaataataataatagagtttttgtaagtatataatattactAATATAGATACAAGATGAATATATTCCTAAACTAATTCAAACTTTTGAGTTATTTGTTAAACgggaataaaaaatagtatgttTGTCCCATATCAGTTAATTATTGTCATCATATATATTTCCATctaatttaattggaaaattgttACAGTAATACACAAGGAATATTAGTCTTGTTCACTTTTTCTTACCAACATAGGATCTGGGTTCAGTTCTGGgtctttttgtgataatttttcgtgattttagaaaataatatgtaaaattgtttacatattattttcaactgattttcatagaaaagaaactaaaaataaagaaaaattatcacgaaaaacatattaGAAGGTCTAAGAATTAAAAAGTTATGGATTTCCTTACTAATATATTGCTTTGCtcaagaatatgaaaaaatgtataccAATTTCACttgttcaattattatataaattttggaattaaaaacaACTGTTTCTAAAACATTTGAGCAGTCTCTTGAGTAGTAGCAATAGaatgtatttgaaaaagaaataaataaattatttcagttgGATACAATCTATGTGCTTGCTGATACTTGCGGTAGATTAGATCAAGTAATGGCAAATCTTAATGTACTGTACAAAGccaaatatttttggaatgatgttgatattttccaaatagCATCTTCATCTTTAAGCTGGTTATTAGATGAAGGAATTCATGAAATACATTTACCTCAAGATTTAATAAATAGTGAAGATTGGTGTGCTCTTTTACCAATTGGAACACCCAGTATCGTTACCACAACAGGGTTAAAATGGAACCTAGGTaagaatgaataatatttttatataatacaaattGATAGAATGAGagtggaatttgaaaaaaatattataatcatcTTTATTTTGTGATATGTCTATAtctattacaataattatacaaaattttggtCAGTTTGTCAGTAATTGAAATAGTATATTTTGCAACTGTGTTAGGATATCAACTGATAAACTATAAGCAGCAGCTAAAATATCCTGTTTCTTCACTTGCTGTACATGATCTACCCAAAATACTTATGAACGAGAAGACAAGGTTGTACATTCTACATTAGTGTGAAATTTACAACTTTGTTCCAGTTCATAGGGTGATGTATTAAGTATTTCATTCAAGACATtagaaaatacttgaaatatgaTTACAACTGAGCTGCATATTAtataaagaatatgaaaaaacttgagaaaaatttaaataaaggGGAATGGAATGTGTAACATTCTGTTTATCCATCATGTCATTACAATTTTGtttctgaatttatttaaaatgcaGTGTTTGGTTTCAGTAAttctataatttgtttttaatatgaGGACTACTGCCAAATCTAATTGCGTCTAATAACTGTTCTCTTAAAGCACAACTTTTGTACAATACAAACTTTGAAGTATTTCCTATGTTGTTTGAGATTCCAATGATAAACTTTGAATATggatatagaaataataataaataatttattctgcAAATACATGAGTATAAATTACACATTTAAGGGATTAGTACCggatataaattttcaaaaaattgattttttgaatttttttaatttcaaaaaatatctccTAAACTTTCATAGCGAAATTCGAAGAATACAAGCAGTTTGGAGCGATTAACAGCTGCTCTTGTAACTTTAAAGGCTTGATCAAATAGGCATTTTTTAATCTGCGCTAAGTTATTGTTTGTAACCAACAGacagattttttaaattctttgtgCATTCTATTTGATTTGTTGTATTTTAccagaaaattgtaaaaaaattgaaaaaaaattctcatgcgaagaaatgctaaaaaaacgttaattttacatatttttgaacagccgccattttgttttatttttcaattttttttattcaaaggtGGTAAATTACAATATAAGTTACGTTCCtctttaaaaaacattttgaattttttgtttcatatttatcaaatttgagATTATCTCAGCGCAGTGGGAGGCAATCATTTTCGGAGTCTCAACTCCAcataacacaaaaaattatgaacaaaaagttTCATGTGGAATTATAATAacgaaaatgagaaaaaatatttaattatacgTTATATTTTACCCTTATCACCCTGCGACAGTGCCTCTAATAGCGAATAAAAGCGGTAGTTCTCTtaaagaagtaatttttttttttttttttattaatactgaTTTTATTTTAGACAACACGACTCTTGAATTTGGTGGTTTAATTAGTACTTCAAATACATATGGTGGTTCTACATCAATATCTATTAAAAACAGTTCTCCGTTAATATGGTCTATGAGTATAGAATCTCTTTTATAGCACAAAGTACTTTTATTTagcaaatttttatatgtaatagtATATACTGGTTAATGAGAAGACAAATGCCAAAGAGAATATgacaattagaaaaaatttatggtatatttatgtatagatattctatataatttttagttaaatgaaaatgatcttTGTAGAATCGGTAACTAATTccacaataaaaatttcattcctattttaaaaaatttaaaaatttattgtaataataatatttatttgacagGAGACCTTAAGTTGATATTTTGATAGTTTGTTATATAAGAGCACATTTTAACATTCCTACTAAAGAAttgcaaaaatatattcattagcTTCTTTAAGTGGCCTtgacaaaatattcaaaaccaaATTTCTTTTACTCCTTGGCTTTGGACAAATCTGCATGATTTACATATCGAAACCATCACTtctgaaaaaatgtttagtttaTATAGTTTTAGAAAGATAAATAAGTTTCTTATTAGTAGATTCTTCATGGTTTTGCTATTGAgcacaataattttgttttatatctacttgaaacaataaaattgagaataaaaatatgCCTTTAGTTTTTGATGATATGCATTGGTCATTGGGCGGTACTTCAAGACCTTTTCCAATTAATACCTAACAGAACATGCACTAGTTATCTCAAACTTATGTGTCTATAAAGAACTTATGCACATCTTCCATAGGGCTATTTTTCAAAAGCTTCAAATTTGCTTGCCATATGGAATGATCTATAGATATAATTTCCACTATCTATTACAATAGAAGAACTAATAAAGGCAATCAACAAATTGGAAACAGAAGCAGGAAAAATCGTTCTAGAAATAAACCAAATACATGAAGATAGCAAAACAAGACGAAAGAGGAATAAACCTCCTAAGGACACAGAAATACGTAATTATCTAGGATTAACAATAGGCTCACGTCTAAAGAAAGAATAAGAGAGAGAATACAAAAAGGATaacgaacattttgaaaaagtaaaaagacGTGCAACTTGAGTAGATTTTTTTGCTCACCATTGGATATTTTGGCTGatttaggttgggttaggtgaTTTATGAGGATAGTCCtggaagtacctggcccaacgaAGAAAACAAGAATTTTGATTAGGTTTCATATATTTGTAAGTTTCAAATTTACTTGCCATCCGGAATGTTCTCTAAATATAACTTCCATTTAATAGTTAAAGTGATTTTGAAATTGGcaaaattaatttacaaattatatatattccACCCATGCATGtctcaattttaaataattaaaaggtactattttcatttaattgatTGTTTAACTCTTAACCTTTTTGTCTAGTCGATTTGTTTATAGTTCCTTAAATTTTCTTATGTCCCAGTGTGTATCTAAAATTTATCCATGCATTGAACTTTGTACACCACTAAAAGTACTGAATTAGGAGGTCACAGATGAGTAAATAAACTCTGGAGCTAAAGAACTCAGCTAGATGCTTACTTATATTGATAATAcattatataatagaaaaataaatccATATATTTATTCGAATTTCAGATTAGTTTGTTTGTGTAAGTTTTTAATCTCCTGTTTGGTTTCAATTTACAGCATTACCATCTGTATAAGTATCCTATTCAATCTTTCAAAAcgaatataattatattcacatttttcaatctattcttataaatattattagttGTTGccttattcaaataaatgaaaaatatatattgatctAACGATTTCAAATGGCTGCAGTAGTTTAACTAAAACATTCTTAAGTCATTCATAAGAACTTCCAAAGGTGTATAAAACTGCTAATAgtacaaaaaatttacatttgtcAAGTTAAAATTACAAACAATCGAGTGATACTCGATTGGTTGTAATTCGATACATTCATACAAATCAATGTTCCGagatttttattggaattttcgATGTTAGCAATGATAGAACAGCAAATGCCATTTCAAACGCAAACATATGATGCAGTATCCGTTATGTCATGACATCTTAACGGAGTATAGGCTAAGTTGAAGAATGAAGTTCCTGAACCTCTTTTCATACATTGTTAAAATCGTAGACTCACTTTGGTGCTGTCTAAATCGGTGTCCCATATGTCaaacaatgtaaaataaaaaaccagTTTGTTGGATACTGTGGTTAAAAATCGACTTCCTAAAGATATGCTCCAACTCGTTAAAGCTACTCTGCTCGTATGTATTTGAACAATACGAAGATTTAATAAGTTCATTTGAACATATTTTGGATGATGAATCGAAAAATTGGGATCAAATAACATTATGTAAATCTGTAGGATATTTAACAACATTAAAAAATCTCGAGTTTATTTTTCTTCTGAGACtgttttttcaagtatttcCTCATACAGAAATTGCCTTCAATGTACTACAAAATAAGCAAACAGACATGCCAGCTTGTGAAAATCAGATacaataccaaaaatattttttaaacaacacCAGGTATAACTTTTTTGCAACATTTGTGGAAATATTCatgtgaaaatagaaaagtcGAGACTGTACGGCGACAGCGTCGTAGGAACTACGATGAATAAAAAGTCTCATATCGAAAATTATTGTAGATTGTTTGATTGTACAAATTAACTACAGATTTCAAGATCTAAAGGCATTAAATTTCTTACAACTTGTGGAACaatccaaatttgaaaaattcgaagTGTTTTCTTGATAATCTGCCAAACGGTCTAAAATTAGTTTACCCAAAGCAATTTGATTTTGTCCGCCTTAAGTCAGAATTAAATGTACCtattatataaaactaaaattcttAAATCTAATAAGATTTCCAAGCATTTTGAGGAACTAGGAGAAGACGAGTATATCATAAAAATGCCTGAAGTGTATAAACTGTACAGTTTAATTATGACTCTACCATCTACTTCCGCCTCTGACGAAAGAAGTTTCTCAGCTTTGAAGCGGATTAAAACTTACGTACGCAATACCATAGGTGAAGATAGATTGTCATCGTTAGCACTAATATCATTTGAAAAAGCGTACTATTATAAATTTGACCCACTGTCGAAAAAAAATCCGATTCCTGCGGGCTCGCGcttctatatattattattacttcgTAGTGCATGTCTAAATCAAAAATCTACGCAACGCCATTGTCGAGTATGTCCCCAACATccttaatattaaaaattctgagTCCCAAAGGGCGTCACATAAAAGTATTTTGGCGGTGTGTATCTAGGGGGACtggaaatataaatttagtGAATGATTTATAATGAAAGTTTTCctattcttattaaaatttgaacattttaataatGTTATCGTGGaccaattaaattatttttaagagaTGATATTCACTGAAAATACATATAATCACAATCATAATAACGAAATATGCTCAATTTGATTTTTCCGGTAATTCTCATTTGATATCTGtaattaatattgattatttatgaaaatatgtacaGTACACGCCAAGAAGGATGAGGTATAATTAAATCAGCCTTTTACTACTTAAGTATTAGGAATAAATTTTACTTCAGATGTTTAAGTTTTAACTGTTTTTGTgatttcagtttaacgtgcctctGCAACTCTGATCattaacacaaaaaaacaatcatattaTACATAAGTTATATAAAGGACTGTtataaaatctattacaatacataaattaattatattttctaatacaacTTGGTGGCTTTTAGTAACCTCtaggatttttttcatttctgtcAGTCAATTAAGTGTCTCCTAAAGATTGGTTTTCATATTAAACTGCTGAGATGCGGTAGAGTATCTCTGAATTCAGGATGACATCAAATAGCTGTAAGTTTTGTGTGGTTCATGTGGAGTCTTCTCAATGTCACCTCTCATACTCAAAAAGTTAAGGAGCAGGTGAGAAGTAGATGGATGGATGTTGTATGGTGCTGTAGTATTCTTGCTCCATTTGTCACACCAAAATTCTTGACTGATAAAAAAGTGTCCTTTATTAGTTTCGAGGTAATTAAACGTGTTCAATATTATTTCCCTTGCTTCCAAGCTTTTTTCCACTCATGTTTTGTATTCTCTGCAACTTCTTCGTAGTTGGCGTTTGCTTTACTTTATCATGAATCAGTAAATAGATTCTTTATTAACCCATTTCTGcaaacaatattataaaatctGGTCAAAGTAAATATAAGagtatgaaaattttgttgttcagACATTTTTGTTCTTAATGGTAGGTGCAtgaaatatcttaaaaaatctGTTATTAGTTATGGTGAGATGTCCAtggaaatttcttttattagGAGTCtttgataattaaatataatcatTCGAAACGAATATgatcatattcatatttttcaatttattcctataaatattattagttGTTACtttacttaaataaataaaaaataaaacagcgtttctcaacaaaaaaatgaatataaactGAATAATGAGAGATTAcacctaatttttttcaaatttagtattaaaaataataaaatataaaagatttttcatgtTTCAGTCTTTTGAGAGTTTATTTAAACatgattttaatagaaatacCTGATAATTAGTGTTAAAGCTTTATCAACACAGGTGAGAAGTAGATAATGGATGTTGTAGTACTTACTCTTGCTCCATATATCGCGCCAAGATTCTTGAATCTTCTTTAACTGTTAATAAAGTGTCCTTTATTAGTTGTGAGGTAATTAAACGCGTTCAATATTATTTCTCTTGCTCCAATGCTTTTTTCCACTATGGTTTCGTATTCTCTGAAACTTCTTCCTAGTTGGCGCGTGCTttactttattataaatcaGTAAATAGATTCtttattaacacatttttgcGAACTATATATAAAATCTGGTCAAGGTAAATATAAGagtatgaaaattttgttgttgacGTTTTTGTTCCTAATGGTAGGTGCAtgaaatatcttaaaaaaatctGTGATTAGTTATggttacatttttaattataaatttataaataaaacctttgttcatgaaaatttattttatttgaagtgTTGAATAATTAAGAATACTTTCCATAACTCGTATCTAAAATTttccactaaaaaattatttaacttcCTGCTCCCACATTGCAAGTAAATCTAGCTATTTGAACGACATTAACTATTGTTTGATGTAAAAATTATATGGTCTCATTCTTCGTATTTTGACCAGTTCTACTACGAGAGCCTTGGGATTAGGGGGTTGATAATTTTGcgcaaatttttgataattttaactATAATCAAAAGTAGTTTTGCTCTAACATGCAAGAATATCATGAGACTATATTAAATCAATTCTAAAATGATCACTTTTGGTTGAATTGAGATATTTATCAATTCTTTATTACATTCTAAAAATTTGATGTGGTCCCATAGTTGAAATATGTGGTTAGCAATGGCAGATCTACGAGAGAGGGATATCGGGCTTTGGCCCCCCCAAAACGCGTAAGgaattttttctaagaatataaattttgtacaaatataATAAGTTTGAAACCagtaaattatattcatttacaAGGATGACCTAATACAACTGCTACGTCTTCAATTGTATATTTGTTAACGCTTTAATACTTTGTATAATGTAGACAACTCCAGCCCAAagataaaaaatctattatgtAACGCAACCTGGAACTTAAACTTAAATACCGTTTTGTAAAGGCGTACGTGCATTCAGATCTCTTGTATGGAGCAGAAACATCGACACCATGAACAGACTCtaggcttttgaaatgtggatcttCTGTAGACTATCATAGATTCAACATATACCTAACGCTGAATTGCTTAGACGTATAGGAAAGGAAAGAAAAAACCGCTTAATTGGGCCACATATCCCGTAACAACAAGTatgatatactgaaattaataatagaagggAAACGTGGACCTGGTCGCAGACAACATTCATGGTTAAAAAACATACGCGATTGGATTTGTATGAATACATCATCTTTAATTCGCACCATTCAGGACCGAAATAAGTATGCCCAAATTGTCGCCAACCTTCACTAAATGGAGATGGCACCTGAAGATAATGTAGTTACATTTACTTCTTTACTACTTTACCTCCAAAATAGCAGTTTACCTCTTTGAGTATTCAGATGAATATCACTAATGGTTTCATAAGagcataaatataaaaaaaacattttcaacttTACAATAACactttatttgtaaaaaagtttatattataCATGAATATCTAAATTGTTTATCATATACTAAAATGGAGGTCAAAATATAAATGTAGCAAAACCTTTATTTCTTAGTTACATCAAACTAAATGCCGAAGGCACTTGTCTTACAAGAACACAAATTACAACTAGAcgattaatttcataaaaaaatatataaaaaaataaataaaacttaaaatggACGGAAAATAATACTAGAAAGTAAGTTTACAAGGTATTCTATTTGCGTTTAAATAAATGTAGTTGCATTTAGGATTTATATGTTATTAGAAATGTGAACgatttgaaaaatgattatagATTGTTATCATTAGACGTGGAGCTAATAGGGTATCCCATTCAGTAGTTCAAATTagttattaatagttttttattggaattttatcGTTTGGATATTTTACATACAGTTTCGTTATTTTATCCATCGTTATTTCTGTTTACGCGATAAGCCATCGTCTGGCAGTCGCTCTGCTTGTTATAACCAGCCGTCGTCTGTTTAACGAACTTTTTTTCTTCAGCTGATACTTGTCGAACTGAAGAAGGCGCACagttttatcagaaaaataatatttcacacAATCCCCAAAAAGTATCCATATGTCTCAATTCATTCAAGGGGGATTGTTCTAAACGTACCGTGAGTGTAATCTAATTAACCGAATAAAAACTACCATTTAAAAAGGTGTTGTTCTATTTATTGTTGGTCGAGGAAACTAACAAGATTTTTGTGAACTAGAAATCAACCACACTACTATACAACCCTATTAAAATGGGGAAGCCAGACACAACATTTGGTATTTCGAGGAGTCTTTCGGAGTGTAGTGCCGTCGCAGAACGTGCTGCTGCTCAGTTGTCCATTATAAAGGAGTATAATCGTCTTGAGACAACTATTATATCAGACGAGCGGCAATCAtaaaaaacagtattttttgagttaCGTAACATAAACACATAAACATCTGTGGAAaggttaattattaaaatagaaatttttaacgattgaagttattattatttcataaactatTTTTACTCTAAAAATATCACTGATATTAATGTATATTCATGTCAAGTAAGATGGATGGATGCTTTGCTAGAATACCTTGCATGATAAAGGCAATCACCATATttgttttctgtaaaaaaacctacaaaaaatgaaatataaaataataaaattctcaatCGCGTTTTAAGTAATAATTGAACAAAGTTGCGTCATGTTTACAGAGATTCTATATTATATTGATATCCAACAAGCCTTTCTCAGCACTAGCTATCTAAGATGATTAAGGCTTTATTATAAACTAATCTCATTGTATAACTAGTATGATGTGAAAAGCACAATGTAatc
This DNA window, taken from Diorhabda sublineata isolate icDioSubl1.1 chromosome 4, icDioSubl1.1, whole genome shotgun sequence, encodes the following:
- the LOC130442471 gene encoding thiamin pyrophosphokinase 1, which gives rise to MSFEPKLKNWAPCANLFSESKTNNYAILILNTPINFSFNPSFVVRLWKQAKVRVTVDGGTERWLTWLTMNKEEFKDIPHPDLITGDMDSINPVVLDYFKQIKTTEIVTTPDQNEIDFLKALKELLTYCGAHSMKLDTIYVLADTCGRLDQVMANLNVLYKAKYFWNDVDIFQIASSSLSWLLDEGIHEIHLPQDLINSEDWCALLPIGTPSIVTTTGLKWNLDNTTLEFGGLISTSNTYGGSTSISIKNSSPLIWSMSIESLL